Proteins from a single region of Ziziphus jujuba cultivar Dongzao chromosome 1, ASM3175591v1:
- the LOC107419829 gene encoding cadmium/zinc-transporting ATPase HMA3 isoform X4, with translation MSSLMSMAPQKAVIAETGEVVDVDEVKLNTVLAVKAGEAIPIDGIVVDGKCEVDEKTLTGESFPVAKQKDSSVWAGTINLNGYVSVKTTALAEDCAVTKMAKLVEEAQNGKSRTQRFIDKCAKFYTPGVLIISISLAVIPAALRVHNQNMWFHLALVVLVSACPCALILSTPVATFCALTNAATSGLLIKGGDYLEILGKTKIVAFDKTGTITRGEFFVTNFQSLRDDIGLNTLLYWVSSIESKSSHPMAAALVDYGRSRSIEPKPEIVEEFHNFPGEGIHGKLEGNDIYIGNKKIAARASCEIVPTLEGYAKEGKTVGYIYSGGNPVGIFTLSDACRSGVIEAINELKSLGIKTAMLTGDSHAAAMQTHGQLGQALEVVRAELLPEDKVKIIKGFKKEGTTAMVGDGINDAPALAIADIGISMGISGSALATETGHVILLSNDIRKIPKAIRLSRRTIRKVVQNVILSITTKVAILALAIAGHPLVWAAVLADVGTCLLVIFNSMLLLTETHKHGGKCCKSSSAPHVHKHGCNESHHSHLHHKHQHCSSNSKAPKVCEHKKCSSHTKESKCCEPKRCSSHTKESKCQASTDGARSCSDNECLDLADMHDACVDNNALHNAKHCHHHGISNMLNHDLESQDTHDRSCSSPQNVSSCMEGDCVKTGREGDFVGGDGCHDAEQCDHSSSLVQYNKVVNTSGHCHSIHCGKTHKNNKEPGKTVVSSCVHKHQNIEVDSCMKKCGGDHTTIDIDRGSESSDHSEPVAVEGCVHLEKRDLDLCCGMNVCTRSNDIHACKSLEKREMGGCCKSYMEECCKHGNFGAAFGGGLSEIITE, from the exons ATGTCATCGCTGATGAGCATGGCACCTCAAAAAGCGGTCATAGCCGAAACAGGAGAAGTTGTGGATGTTGACGAGGTCAAGTTAAACACAGTTCTTGCTGTTAAGGCTGGTGAAGCCATCCCCATTGATGGAATAGTTGTGGATGGAAAATGTGAAGTGGACGAGAAAACATTAACTGGAGAATCTTTCCCAGTTGCCAAACAAAAAGACTCTAGTGTTTGGGCTGGAACAATCAATCTAAATG GCTATGTTAGTGTCAAAACTACTGCCTTGGCTGAAGATTGTGCAGTGACTAAAATGGCAAAGCTTGTGGAAGAGGCTCAAAATGGCAAGTCAAGAACTCAGAGATTCATTGACAAATGCGCAAAGTTTTATACCCCAG GGGTGTTGATTATATCGATTTCACTCGCGGTGATTCCTGCAGCATTACGAGTTCATAATCAAAACATGTGGTTTCACTTAGCTTTGGTCGTTTTGGTGAGTGCATGTCCTTGTGCTCTCATTCTTTCAACTCCTGTGGCAACATTTTGTGCCCTTACAAATGCAGCAACATCTGGTCTACTGATCAAAGGGGGTGACTACCTTGAAATTCTTGGTAAAACGAAGATTGTGGCATTCGACAAAACTGGTACGATAACAAGGGGTGAATTCTTCGTAACAAATTTTCAATCTCTCCGTGATGATATTGGCTTGAACACATTACTTTACTG GGTATCAAGCATTGAGAGTAAGTCGAGTCATCCAATGGCGGCTGCTCTAGTTGACTATGGACGATCACGTTCGATTGAGCCAAAGCCTGAAATCGTGGAGGAGTTTCATAATTTTCCAGGAGAAGGAATTCATGGAAAACTTGAAGGAAATGATATTTACATTGGTAACAAGAAAATTGCTGCAAGAGCTAGTTGTGAAATAG TTCCAACACTGGAAGGCTATGCTAAAGAAGGGAAAACTGTTGGTTACATATACTCTGGAGGAAACCCTGTTGGAATTTTTACACTATCTGATGCTTGTCGATCTGGGGTTATTGAAGCAATCAACGAGCTAAAGTCATTAGGTATTAAAACAGCTATGCTCACCGGAGATAGTCATGCAGCAGCGATGCAAACACATGGACAG CTAGGGCAAGCTCTCGAGGTAGTTCGTGCAGAACTTCTACCTGAGGACAAGGTCAAAATCATCAAAGGGTTTAAAAAAGAAGGAACTACAGCCATGGTTGGAGATGGCATTAATGATGCCCCTGCTTTAGCCATAGCTGATATAGGAATCTCCATGGGCATTTCAGGTTCAGCACTTGCTACAGAAACCGGGCATGTGATTCTCTTGTCAAATGACATTAGAAAGATACCTAAAGCCATCCGGCTTTCCAGAAGAACTATTCGAAAAGTGGTTCAAAATGTCATACTGTCAATTACTACAAAGGTTGCAATCCTGGCTTTGGCCATTGCTGGCCATCCGCTTGTTTGGGCTGCAGTTCTTGCTGATGTAGGAACTTGTTTACTAGTAATCTTTAACAGTATGCTACTTCTAACAGAAACACATAAACATGGAGGTAAATGTTGCAAATCTTCTTCTGCACCTCACGTCCATAAGCACGGCTGCAATGAGAGTCATCATAGCCACTTACACCATAAGCACCAACATTGTAGCTCCAACAGCAAAGCTCCAAAGGTATGTGAACATAAAAAGTGTTCTTCCCACACAAAGGAATCAAAATGCTGTGAACCTAAAAGGTGTTCTTCCCACACCAAGGAATCAAAATGTCAGGCCAGCACCGATGGTGCAAGATCATGCAGTGATAACGAGTGCTTGGACTTGGCTGACATGCATGATGCATGTGTGGATAATAATGCATTACACAATGCAAAACACTGTCACCATCATGGGATTTCTAACATGCTTAATCATGATTTGGAGTCCCAAGATACTCATGATCGCAGTTGTTCAAGCCCTCAAAATGTGAGCTCTTGTATGGAAGGTGATTGTGTAAAAACAGGGAGAGAAGGTGATTTTGTAGGAGGCGATGGATGCCACGATGCAGAGCAGTGTGatcattcttcttctttggtTCAATACAATAAAGTGGTAAATACTAGTGGTCATTGCCACTCAATCCACTGTGGGAAAACccataaaaacaataaagagCCAGGGAAAACAGTTGTATCAAGTTGTGTTCACAAACATCAAAATATCGAGGTTGATTCTTGTATGAAAAAGTGCGGTGGAGATCACACGACCATTGATATAGACCGTGGTAGTGAATCTAGTGATCACAGTGAGCCTGTGGCCGTGGAAGGTTGTGTGCATTTAGAGAAGAGGGATTTAGATTTGTGCTGCGGGATGAACGTTTGTACAAGATCTAATGATATTCATGCTTGCAAGAGTTTGGAGAAAAGAGAAATGGGTGGTTGTTGCAAGAGCTACATGGAGGAATGTTGTAAGCATGGAAATTTTGGGGCTGCCTTTGGCGGAGGTCTGTCAGAAATTATCACTGAATAG